From one Bacteroides eggerthii genomic stretch:
- a CDS encoding WG repeat-containing protein: MKTIRSMLKHLFLAVPLMLIVSCNSQPPSTLIPHRCENGKFGYVDEKGKECIEGKYDYAEEFSEDLAVVQVGRYFGYIDRKGEIVIPLQYTQAAYFLQGRALVAKEELYGFIDKENREIIPCIYERITPFASHEAYAVKNGKTGIIDTEGKVLVPFEYDKIEQLKSGLFVVNQAGREGFLNAQKQMILPCQYGYYTIEDKEGKPLIVLRTKDDTPYYRISYNSRYGLMDFEGNVLTPCKYEKIGAFTDGNLAHVILNDKVGYIDSNGKEVIPPIYDYSRTLPGNRYALYKDGLCYLVDNRTGKQVTSQVYNKIEQYRDNLLKVSLDGKYGMIDPDGNIVLEPIYDEMYVYDDWLKLYIKGSGKDGFAGRATVEEAKLVIPCDRYVRIESFNLGGGQYAEAVKAVAKYTYRNGVVNRQGKEVVPCQYIHIYMIENGKCLVMESGTNQRKWVKLNE, encoded by the coding sequence ATGAAAACGATCAGAAGTATGCTCAAACATTTATTCTTGGCTGTTCCGCTTATGCTCATAGTGTCATGTAACAGTCAACCACCATCTACCCTTATACCGCACCGTTGCGAAAACGGGAAATTCGGCTATGTCGATGAAAAAGGCAAGGAATGTATAGAAGGCAAATACGATTATGCCGAAGAATTTTCCGAAGATTTGGCAGTAGTGCAAGTGGGCAGGTACTTTGGGTACATAGACCGTAAAGGAGAAATCGTCATCCCGCTACAATATACTCAGGCTGCTTACTTCCTCCAAGGCAGGGCATTGGTGGCAAAAGAGGAACTGTATGGTTTCATCGACAAGGAAAACAGGGAAATCATTCCCTGTATTTATGAACGTATCACGCCGTTTGCCTCACACGAAGCCTATGCGGTAAAGAACGGAAAGACAGGCATCATCGATACGGAGGGTAAAGTGCTCGTGCCGTTTGAATACGATAAAATAGAACAACTGAAAAGCGGGCTATTCGTTGTTAACCAAGCCGGCAGGGAGGGTTTCCTCAATGCGCAGAAACAAATGATTCTGCCCTGCCAATACGGTTACTATACCATAGAGGATAAAGAAGGCAAGCCCCTGATAGTGCTGCGCACAAAAGACGACACTCCCTATTACCGCATCTCGTATAATTCCAGATACGGTCTGATGGACTTTGAAGGCAATGTACTGACACCATGCAAATACGAGAAAATAGGTGCGTTTACAGACGGAAACCTTGCCCATGTCATTCTCAACGACAAGGTTGGCTACATTGACTCGAACGGAAAAGAGGTCATTCCGCCCATATACGACTATTCGAGAACGCTGCCGGGAAACAGGTATGCGCTTTATAAAGACGGTCTTTGTTATCTGGTGGATAACCGGACAGGCAAGCAAGTCACATCCCAAGTTTATAACAAAATAGAGCAATATAGGGACAACCTGCTCAAAGTTTCCCTTGATGGGAAATATGGCATGATAGACCCGGACGGAAATATTGTGCTCGAACCAATCTATGATGAAATGTATGTATATGACGATTGGCTGAAACTTTATATCAAAGGAAGCGGAAAGGATGGTTTTGCCGGACGTGCTACCGTAGAAGAAGCCAAGTTGGTTATTCCTTGTGACAGATATGTCCGCATTGAAAGCTTCAACTTGGGTGGCGGCCAGTATGCCGAAGCGGTCAAAGCTGTCGCCAAATACACGTACCGGAACGGTGTTGTCAACCGGCAGGGAAAAGAGGTTGTCCCTTGCCAATATATCCACATTTACATGATAGAAAACGGAAAATGTCTTGTCATGGAGTCTGGTACTAACCAGCGAAAGTGGGTAAAATTGAATGAATAG
- a CDS encoding SH3 domain-containing protein, whose product MRRFLLILAVVLFAMTAFAAIAPGLYRVNVNSTLNVRNAPGGAKIGSLSNGDLVQVTACEDDWAQVSLNDGRTGYVHEQYLEPFSTLAAPAGTSYSTVGLSELRHYTPFAILLFAVIAFIGLRTDTRSLFHAGCLLWGGAELFMFGAGSDSALVWFCDPSDVGWIFTIINFFVAIGILFFQYTIYREFTGSLFDGFWRKLLFGIFIIVGVILFLGIFNYNRYDSITPDSPETPFFNETWHFVLAFVAYMAVLLYLLRDCGIWMSLSFTVFAFGLGISFLGMLSTLILGALLWLGLAAFSGSGGSNGSRGNIIIEDYDGTYEAYEHGFGIYKDVTGSGKTWRKEDSQYIRIN is encoded by the coding sequence ATGAGAAGATTTTTATTAATACTGGCGGTAGTCCTTTTTGCGATGACCGCTTTTGCCGCCATTGCTCCCGGTCTATATCGGGTAAACGTTAACTCCACGCTCAATGTGCGCAATGCACCGGGTGGGGCTAAAATCGGATCGTTGTCCAATGGAGATCTCGTGCAGGTGACGGCGTGCGAAGATGATTGGGCACAAGTGTCTTTGAATGACGGTCGCACGGGCTATGTGCATGAACAATACCTTGAGCCTTTCTCCACTCTGGCTGCTCCGGCTGGAACATCTTACTCCACAGTCGGTCTTTCCGAACTCCGGCATTATACCCCTTTTGCCATATTGCTGTTTGCCGTCATTGCCTTCATCGGACTACGTACAGATACCAGATCGTTGTTCCACGCAGGTTGCCTTTTATGGGGCGGGGCTGAACTGTTCATGTTCGGAGCTGGGAGTGACAGCGCACTCGTCTGGTTCTGCGACCCTTCGGATGTAGGATGGATATTTACTATTATCAATTTTTTTGTAGCTATTGGCATCCTGTTCTTCCAGTACACTATTTACCGGGAGTTTACGGGCAGTCTTTTCGATGGCTTTTGGAGAAAACTTCTGTTTGGTATCTTTATCATTGTAGGAGTAATCCTGTTCTTAGGTATTTTTAATTACAATAGATACGACAGTATCACCCCTGATTCGCCAGAAACTCCGTTCTTTAACGAGACTTGGCATTTCGTACTTGCTTTCGTTGCCTATATGGCAGTATTGCTCTATTTGTTAAGAGATTGTGGTATTTGGATGAGCCTTTCGTTCACGGTGTTTGCTTTTGGTTTGGGAATTTCTTTTCTTGGAATGTTGAGCACCTTGATACTTGGAGCTTTACTGTGGCTGGGGCTGGCAGCATTCTCCGGCAGTGGAGGGAGCAATGGAAGTCGCGGAAATATCATAATTGAAGATTATGACGGTACGTATGAAGCCTACGAACATGGCTTTGGAATCTACAAAGATGTAACAGGTTCAGGCAAGACGTGGCGAAAGGAGGATTCTCAATATATCAGAATAAATTAA
- a CDS encoding FimB/Mfa2 family fimbrial subunit, which yields MKAYIKRYLPHPFSLLLPAALAWAASLLAGCTDRVDEWIPDGRTASVTLHVPMADIRSTHTTDEEYKAAEEKINTLRILVFSQDKPVINKQFKEADLSGGSVTIEGVPVGTVDIYAVANEAALGKDYSDMADFEDNLVQVGNTKKALVMDEHRTHFPKRFTEQEIAQHGLPMSWHRDVQIIPSDGTPQTIEVELERSVAKLNVIMNNTLSHPITITSMTFGEFFGDRLYLFREQTLDVPDDTEYDVQNYESLSVEIGGYGSKTLALYIYPSYAWTDASKNSPYTIGFTTSTAPYDAIPFINEYGGALNSIARNKQVNIHATLSSEANLTLKFEVKDWDTEEITVPPFN from the coding sequence ATGAAAGCATATATAAAACGATATTTACCGCATCCTTTCTCCCTGCTTCTGCCAGCCGCCCTCGCATGGGCTGCCAGCCTGTTGGCCGGCTGCACGGACCGAGTGGACGAATGGATACCCGACGGACGCACAGCCTCCGTTACCCTGCACGTACCAATGGCCGATATACGTTCCACGCACACCACGGACGAGGAGTACAAGGCCGCTGAAGAGAAGATAAACACCTTGCGCATATTGGTATTCTCGCAGGACAAACCTGTCATCAACAAACAGTTCAAGGAAGCCGACCTCTCCGGCGGCAGTGTCACCATCGAGGGTGTGCCGGTAGGTACTGTGGACATCTATGCCGTGGCCAACGAGGCCGCCCTCGGCAAGGACTATTCCGACATGGCAGACTTCGAGGACAACCTCGTGCAGGTCGGCAACACCAAAAAAGCTTTGGTGATGGATGAACACCGCACGCACTTCCCAAAACGCTTTACGGAGCAGGAAATCGCACAACACGGCCTACCCATGAGCTGGCATCGCGATGTGCAGATAATTCCATCCGACGGCACGCCGCAGACCATCGAAGTGGAACTGGAGCGCTCCGTGGCCAAGCTCAACGTCATTATGAACAACACGCTGAGCCACCCGATTACCATCACTTCCATGACTTTCGGCGAGTTCTTCGGCGACCGGCTCTACCTGTTCCGCGAGCAGACCCTTGACGTTCCCGACGACACGGAGTATGATGTTCAAAACTACGAGAGCCTCTCTGTCGAAATCGGAGGTTACGGCAGCAAGACGCTGGCCCTTTACATCTATCCCTCATACGCATGGACGGATGCAAGCAAGAACTCGCCATATACCATCGGTTTCACCACAAGTACAGCTCCCTATGACGCCATACCTTTCATCAACGAATACGGCGGCGCTCTGAACTCTATCGCCCGTAACAAGCAAGTGAACATACACGCCACACTCAGTTCGGAGGCCAACCTCACGCTAAAATTTGAAGTAAAGGACTGGGATACGGAAGAGATAACCGTTCCCCCGTTCAATTAA
- a CDS encoding BatD family protein — protein sequence MMDKLSVHAKKTFLSQRLIAWVCCLCAIGTAAKAYANNDPTFTVSAPENIEINKQFRLTFIVSFPEKPATVEIQNLAVPELKGLKVLLGPTKSSATNVEKVDGEINRKYQESYTYVLQALQVGRCSIPSASIVVNGHQLHSQQLAVNVVPDGKLPPSSDPQPKPDVFMTMNVSERSPRINEPVVLECKLYTTSLADSLANMEQLISSDDFKIEPIDLRGSAWQIEHRNGKNYQVAVFRKLLLYPLRAGELRIGDLYMDVYIRRYNLSSDPFEAFFEDGNHQFVKQRVNCQGITLHAHE from the coding sequence ATGATGGATAAATTATCGGTTCACGCAAAAAAGACATTTCTTTCCCAACGACTTATTGCATGGGTATGTTGCTTATGCGCTATCGGAACAGCGGCAAAAGCATACGCAAATAATGATCCTACGTTTACAGTTTCTGCTCCGGAGAATATCGAAATTAATAAACAGTTCCGGCTGACATTTATTGTATCTTTCCCGGAGAAACCTGCTACTGTTGAAATACAGAATCTTGCTGTGCCCGAATTGAAAGGCCTTAAGGTGTTACTTGGCCCCACCAAAAGCAGTGCCACCAATGTGGAAAAAGTAGATGGAGAAATAAACCGGAAATATCAAGAGTCTTATACTTATGTGTTGCAGGCATTACAGGTGGGCAGGTGTTCCATTCCCTCTGCAAGTATTGTGGTGAACGGGCATCAGCTACATTCGCAGCAACTCGCAGTGAATGTCGTACCTGACGGGAAATTACCTCCTTCTTCCGACCCACAACCAAAACCGGATGTCTTTATGACAATGAACGTATCAGAACGCTCTCCTCGTATAAATGAACCCGTCGTGTTGGAATGCAAGTTATATACCACATCCCTTGCAGATAGCCTCGCCAATATGGAACAACTCATCTCTTCGGACGATTTCAAAATAGAACCGATAGATTTGCGGGGCAGCGCATGGCAAATAGAGCATCGGAATGGAAAGAATTATCAGGTGGCGGTGTTCCGGAAGTTATTACTCTATCCCCTACGGGCGGGAGAACTTCGTATAGGAGACCTGTACATGGATGTTTATATCAGGCGGTACAATCTTTCTTCAGACCCGTTTGAAGCATTTTTTGAGGACGGCAACCACCAATTCGTAAAACAACGGGTGAACTGTCAGGGCATCACTCTCCATGCACACGAATAA
- a CDS encoding recombinase family protein, producing MIIGYLRVSTGKQNPANQQDEIRRFADSRNLSVSQWVTEVASGKKKECDRKLGGLIRRMKHGDTLIVTEISRLSRTLTDLMAIMGKCLEKGINLYTTKEGYSFDNSINSKVLCFAFGLVAEIERNLISMRTKEALALRKAEGVVLGRKKGSYTKMNVLIENRKVVVGMLKRDCTIADICRRFNISRDTFLKFRSRYKEIDKAMKEKEIRRKGMSQKRTV from the coding sequence ATGATAATAGGTTATTTAAGGGTCAGTACGGGCAAACAGAATCCGGCTAACCAGCAAGACGAGATCCGGCGTTTCGCCGACAGTAGAAATCTTTCCGTCAGCCAATGGGTAACGGAGGTCGCCAGCGGCAAGAAGAAGGAGTGCGACCGCAAATTAGGAGGGCTGATACGGCGCATGAAGCATGGCGACACGCTGATTGTCACAGAAATATCGCGTCTAAGCCGCACGCTAACGGACCTCATGGCCATCATGGGCAAATGTCTGGAGAAAGGAATCAACCTTTACACGACCAAGGAGGGGTATTCGTTTGACAACTCCATCAACAGCAAGGTGCTCTGCTTCGCTTTCGGCTTGGTAGCGGAGATTGAACGCAATCTAATTTCGATGCGCACCAAAGAGGCGCTCGCCCTGCGGAAAGCCGAGGGTGTCGTCCTCGGACGAAAAAAAGGCAGCTACACGAAAATGAATGTGCTGATCGAAAACCGGAAAGTCGTCGTCGGCATGTTGAAACGGGACTGCACGATTGCCGATATATGTAGGCGTTTCAACATCTCGCGAGATACATTTCTGAAATTCCGCAGCCGCTATAAAGAAATAGATAAAGCCATGAAAGAAAAAGAGATAAGACGAAAAGGAATGTCACAAAAACGGACGGTATGA
- a CDS encoding fimbrillin family protein encodes MKKSLFLLGVAAAVFSGCSNQEVMDVAEYANQPIEFTTFVDKTTRSGDVTSQNFQKFWVFAQNKGTGDQNWADAFTNVQVSKAGDNEWLPINTYYWEKNKEFRFAGYANGESQLNKSIVSYDAGSQSGGSTSGLLTFTAYSTDGKNDLVAAMGNESNYTWDGTASGEAPKVSMTFRHMLSKLTFTFKTKMANTYTVAVNNLRIESATTKSTGTYHKANEGTITWSTDQLSNTTGTYTFDNITDVTADAANEQGYFSQTCAPLFVIPQTCGTLSVQFTAVVKNAAQETIGQQDFSATLSYNPSNSETSLQKNTWTAGYYYNYTAELKMEDINTDPNAKPIKFDVTVDKWKDTTPGDDLNLTDKKN; translated from the coding sequence ATGAAAAAGAGTTTATTTTTGCTGGGAGTCGCCGCAGCGGTGTTCTCCGGCTGTAGCAATCAGGAAGTGATGGACGTGGCCGAATACGCCAACCAGCCCATCGAGTTTACAACTTTTGTGGACAAGACCACCCGTTCCGGTGATGTCACATCACAAAATTTCCAGAAGTTCTGGGTATTCGCACAGAACAAAGGCACAGGCGACCAGAACTGGGCAGACGCCTTTACCAACGTGCAGGTGAGCAAAGCAGGCGACAACGAATGGCTACCCATAAACACCTACTACTGGGAAAAAAACAAGGAATTCCGCTTTGCGGGCTATGCCAACGGGGAAAGCCAGCTTAACAAGTCGATTGTCAGCTACGATGCGGGCTCGCAGAGCGGAGGATCGACCTCCGGCCTGCTGACTTTCACGGCGTACAGCACGGACGGGAAGAACGACCTCGTAGCCGCAATGGGCAACGAGTCCAACTACACATGGGACGGCACAGCGTCGGGCGAAGCCCCGAAAGTAAGCATGACGTTCCGGCACATGCTGTCCAAGCTGACCTTCACGTTCAAGACCAAGATGGCCAACACCTACACCGTGGCTGTGAACAACCTACGGATAGAGAGCGCAACGACCAAGTCCACGGGAACGTACCACAAGGCCAACGAAGGCACAATCACGTGGAGTACTGACCAGCTCTCAAACACTACGGGCACATACACTTTCGACAACATCACCGACGTGACTGCCGACGCTGCCAACGAACAGGGATACTTCAGCCAGACATGCGCACCGCTGTTCGTTATTCCGCAGACCTGCGGCACGTTGAGCGTCCAATTCACCGCAGTGGTAAAGAACGCTGCCCAAGAAACGATAGGACAGCAGGATTTCAGTGCCACATTGAGCTACAATCCGAGCAACAGCGAAACCAGCTTGCAGAAGAACACATGGACAGCCGGGTACTACTACAACTACACGGCAGAGCTGAAGATGGAAGACATCAACACCGACCCGAACGCCAAGCCTATCAAGTTTGATGTAACCGTAGATAAGTGGAAAGATACTACGCCGGGTGATGACCTTAATTTGACTGATAAAAAGAACTAA
- a CDS encoding DUF3575 domain-containing protein, with translation MTMKRILLLFLLFCGGYVHAQELDSVRIYYRQGHREVDVLFRDNRAELERFIRILREEYGANRLEGVVVRSWSSPEGVNHLNEVLSDRRADSLKTYLVRHAEIPDNLVCIHGEGIAWDMLRRMVAASDMLYKKEVLHILDHTPVWVFDKAGRVVDGRKKQLMDLRGGMPYTYMLENFFPDLRSSLSVVCYRKPEPPVKVIPQKESEVKEPEPVLQPDSVAETTSEPATVRQEATVQPQRAMVQRLAIKTNLLYDAILMPSLEVEYRIADRWTVNLEGEMAWWKNDGKHRYYQVATISPEGRWWFGQKQGSPWHGHYLGVFGGFTWYDLENGKEGYQGEAEMVGVSYGYMFPIGRRLSLEAGIGVGYMHSKYEVYDPIPYLGGTHYVYRQTSKLDYFGPLKLKLTLVWRLWDTDKKKGGAR, from the coding sequence ATGACAATGAAACGAATACTGTTATTATTTCTCTTGTTCTGCGGCGGGTATGTTCATGCACAAGAGTTGGACTCGGTCCGTATCTATTACCGGCAGGGCCACAGAGAAGTGGACGTGCTCTTCAGGGATAATCGCGCGGAATTGGAGCGTTTTATCCGCATTCTACGCGAAGAATACGGGGCGAACCGACTTGAAGGCGTTGTGGTACGTTCGTGGTCATCGCCCGAAGGTGTGAACCATCTCAACGAGGTGTTGTCAGATCGCAGGGCCGATTCCCTGAAAACCTATCTCGTGCGCCACGCCGAAATTCCCGACAACTTGGTCTGTATACATGGCGAGGGCATCGCATGGGATATGTTGCGCCGGATGGTCGCCGCATCGGATATGCTCTATAAAAAAGAGGTATTGCACATCCTCGACCATACACCGGTATGGGTGTTCGACAAGGCGGGTCGCGTAGTGGACGGACGAAAAAAGCAGCTCATGGACCTGCGCGGCGGTATGCCGTACACCTACATGCTGGAGAACTTCTTCCCAGATTTACGCTCCAGCCTTTCGGTGGTCTGCTACCGGAAACCCGAACCGCCTGTAAAAGTCATTCCCCAAAAAGAGTCGGAAGTGAAAGAACCGGAACCGGTCCTGCAACCCGATAGCGTGGCGGAAACGACCTCCGAACCAGCAACGGTGCGGCAGGAAGCGACCGTGCAACCTCAGAGAGCGATGGTGCAGCGACTGGCCATCAAGACCAACCTGCTTTACGATGCGATACTGATGCCCTCGCTCGAAGTAGAGTACCGCATCGCCGACCGCTGGACGGTGAACCTTGAAGGCGAGATGGCATGGTGGAAGAACGACGGCAAGCACAGGTATTATCAAGTGGCAACAATCAGCCCGGAGGGACGCTGGTGGTTCGGGCAAAAGCAAGGCAGCCCGTGGCACGGCCACTACCTCGGCGTGTTCGGAGGCTTCACGTGGTACGACCTCGAAAACGGCAAGGAGGGCTATCAGGGCGAAGCCGAAATGGTCGGAGTCAGCTACGGCTACATGTTCCCCATCGGACGGCGGCTCTCCTTAGAAGCCGGTATCGGCGTGGGGTACATGCACAGCAAGTATGAGGTGTACGACCCGATACCTTATCTGGGCGGCACACATTACGTCTATCGGCAGACCAGCAAGCTGGACTACTTCGGGCCGCTGAAGTTGAAACTGACGCTCGTTTGGCGTTTGTGGGACACGGATAAGAAGAAAGGAGGCGCACGATGA
- a CDS encoding DUF5119 domain-containing protein, which produces MRRTPLYMALYAATLLLLGGCRKDLCYDHPDHAFSVQVNLTATWEQEWERSYQTDWQSVWNPAWPQRYDDLRPDVPTGIRARIYTGGTAENEGNLSPEGGRLYMNEGTHDLLFYNNDTEYIVFNDIAALASASATTRSLTRGAFEALHAGERTVNQPDMLYGAYIGSYEALPTQETVGLPVRLQPLTYTYLVRYEFQQGFQYVALARGALAGMAESVYLNDGHTGPEAATVMFDCTLRDYGPEATVKSFGIPDYPGDHYGDGTRTTERSYHLNLEVRLHNGAMKTFEFDVTDQVKAQPRGGVIIVSDGLVITDEEGAAGFDSGFDIDVEGWGDYIDIPLPL; this is translated from the coding sequence ATGAGACGCACACCGCTATATATGGCATTATACGCCGCCACGCTTCTGTTGTTGGGCGGTTGCCGAAAGGATCTCTGTTACGACCACCCCGACCATGCTTTCTCCGTTCAGGTAAACCTCACCGCCACGTGGGAGCAGGAATGGGAACGCAGCTACCAGACCGACTGGCAGTCCGTGTGGAACCCTGCATGGCCCCAACGCTATGACGACCTTCGCCCCGACGTGCCCACCGGCATCCGTGCACGCATCTATACCGGCGGCACCGCCGAGAACGAGGGCAACCTGTCGCCCGAAGGAGGCCGTCTTTATATGAACGAAGGTACGCACGACCTGTTGTTCTACAACAATGACACGGAATACATCGTCTTCAACGACATCGCCGCACTGGCTTCCGCAAGTGCCACCACCCGTAGCCTGACGCGGGGGGCTTTCGAAGCCCTGCACGCGGGGGAACGTACCGTGAACCAGCCCGACATGCTTTACGGCGCATACATAGGCAGCTACGAGGCCCTGCCCACGCAGGAGACTGTCGGTCTGCCCGTGCGTTTGCAGCCGCTCACCTATACCTACCTCGTGCGCTACGAGTTCCAACAGGGGTTTCAGTACGTGGCCCTCGCACGCGGAGCATTGGCAGGCATGGCCGAGAGCGTCTATCTGAACGACGGACACACCGGACCGGAAGCGGCTACCGTGATGTTCGACTGTACCCTGCGTGACTACGGTCCGGAGGCCACAGTGAAATCCTTCGGCATTCCCGACTACCCCGGCGACCACTACGGCGACGGCACCCGCACCACGGAACGCTCCTACCACCTCAATCTCGAAGTGCGTCTGCACAACGGCGCGATGAAGACCTTCGAGTTCGATGTGACGGACCAAGTGAAGGCCCAGCCCCGTGGCGGCGTGATTATCGTCTCCGACGGCCTTGTCATCACCGACGAGGAAGGTGCGGCAGGCTTCGACAGCGGTTTCGACATCGACGTGGAGGGATGGGGCGATTACATCGACATCCCCCTGCCATTGTAA
- a CDS encoding site-specific integrase yields MKQTDVTVTFYLKKSEMNDEGHCPVMAKLVVGKFSEAAFSAKMSVPAALWASGRATGKSNAAREINRQLDDLRASAISIYDELSATRENVTAEEIRNLLLGRAFGQETLLGYFRTFIEHFEKRVGVNREKGTAQSYRYACNCVAAFIQEKYKLSDVPFTALNRSFIDNYDLYLRTERRFALGTIVLLVTRLNTIVGEAIAEGIITADPFAGYEAEHPEREQKYLTAAELQRLMTTPLHDPKLYHIRDLFLFSCYTGIPYGDMCRLTTEDLEVAEDGEVWIKTARKKTKIDYEVPLLDIPLLILDKYRDMAPEGKLLPMYSNNELNRTLKRIAAICGIERKLVFHCGRHTYATEITLSHGVPLETVSKMLGHSRISTTQIYAKVTDDKIDMDTRSLEEKIADRFSVAI; encoded by the coding sequence ATGAAACAGACGGATGTAACGGTTACGTTCTACCTCAAAAAGAGCGAAATGAATGACGAGGGACATTGCCCGGTCATGGCGAAACTTGTTGTCGGCAAATTTTCAGAAGCGGCTTTTAGTGCGAAAATGTCCGTACCCGCTGCACTGTGGGCATCCGGACGTGCCACGGGTAAAAGTAACGCCGCGCGGGAAATCAACCGGCAACTGGACGATTTGCGAGCTTCAGCCATTTCCATTTATGACGAACTGTCAGCCACCCGTGAGAATGTAACGGCTGAAGAAATAAGGAATCTGTTGTTGGGGAGGGCTTTCGGGCAGGAAACCCTGTTGGGTTATTTCCGGACGTTCATCGAACATTTCGAAAAACGTGTCGGCGTGAACCGGGAAAAGGGAACAGCGCAATCTTACCGCTATGCTTGTAACTGTGTGGCTGCTTTCATCCAGGAGAAATACAAGTTGTCGGATGTTCCTTTCACGGCCCTGAACCGTTCATTCATCGACAACTATGACCTCTACCTACGCACGGAGCGCCGCTTTGCCCTGGGAACTATCGTGTTGCTTGTCACACGGTTGAACACGATTGTCGGGGAAGCCATCGCGGAAGGGATTATCACTGCCGACCCATTCGCGGGTTATGAAGCCGAACATCCCGAGCGGGAACAGAAATACCTTACCGCAGCGGAGTTACAACGGCTGATGACCACACCCCTGCACGACCCGAAACTCTACCATATCCGCGACCTGTTCCTCTTCTCCTGCTACACGGGTATCCCTTACGGGGACATGTGCCGCCTGACGACGGAGGATCTGGAAGTGGCCGAGGACGGTGAGGTATGGATCAAGACCGCCCGCAAGAAGACGAAAATCGACTATGAAGTGCCGTTGCTCGACATACCGTTGCTCATCCTCGACAAGTACCGGGATATGGCCCCGGAAGGAAAACTGCTGCCGATGTACAGCAACAACGAACTCAACCGGACACTGAAACGTATTGCCGCCATTTGCGGAATTGAACGGAAGCTCGTCTTTCACTGCGGACGCCATACCTACGCCACCGAGATCACGCTTTCGCATGGTGTCCCGCTTGAAACCGTCAGTAAAATGCTGGGGCATAGCCGCATTTCCACGACGCAGATTTACGCCAAAGTGACCGATGACAAGATCGACATGGATACCCGGTCTTTAGAGGAAAAGATTGCCGACCGCTTCTCCGTAGCTATTTAA
- a CDS encoding fimbrillin family protein — MNRRKNTLGILPLLATVLLSAASCTESVVQDMETAGDSGAIRFSLPTLTRSAIGSADDLNTDGQSFSVWGSYRHTSGTDNDVQIFDNTTVTYGSGTGWTYGGGLLYWQSGNTYDFYALYPSTGTLGDAVSVACTDGTFTVKNFVATKGHDLMTAERTNIVIEADKAPESVSFKFSHRLTRLAFNIRAVGRGVTVTSFKVNGVTYKGDLTWNASGGSSWSNTAKTNDSDALLAAKDISITAGETRNMLGDVLLLPHTDLTGTEIAVSYRFEGETADRNSTVNLSGGNAKQWDAGSQYAYTLTVSAASLAINVKVLDWDEQDTSVSWQ; from the coding sequence ATGAACAGAAGAAAGAACACCCTCGGAATCCTGCCCCTGCTGGCGACGGTGCTGTTGTCAGCGGCTTCCTGCACGGAAAGCGTGGTGCAGGACATGGAGACAGCCGGAGACAGCGGGGCGATACGTTTTTCGCTACCCACGCTGACACGCTCCGCCATCGGGAGTGCGGACGACCTGAACACCGACGGCCAGTCGTTCAGCGTGTGGGGCAGCTACCGCCACACCAGCGGCACGGACAACGACGTGCAGATATTCGACAACACGACCGTGACCTACGGTTCCGGTACAGGCTGGACCTACGGAGGCGGCCTGCTGTACTGGCAGTCGGGCAACACCTACGACTTCTACGCCCTCTATCCGTCCACCGGAACGCTGGGCGATGCCGTGTCCGTCGCCTGCACGGACGGCACCTTTACCGTCAAGAACTTCGTCGCCACGAAAGGGCACGACCTGATGACGGCGGAACGAACAAATATAGTAATCGAGGCAGACAAAGCCCCCGAATCTGTCAGCTTCAAATTCTCCCATCGGCTCACAAGGCTGGCCTTCAATATCAGGGCCGTGGGGCGCGGTGTAACGGTTACTTCCTTCAAAGTGAACGGCGTGACTTACAAAGGCGACCTTACTTGGAATGCCTCCGGTGGAAGCTCGTGGAGCAACACCGCCAAGACAAACGACAGCGATGCCCTGTTGGCCGCAAAGGATATTTCCATCACAGCCGGCGAGACCCGCAACATGCTGGGCGACGTGCTGTTACTCCCGCACACCGACCTGACTGGTACCGAAATCGCCGTGAGCTACCGTTTCGAGGGCGAGACCGCCGACCGGAATTCCACGGTCAACCTCTCTGGCGGGAATGCGAAACAATGGGATGCAGGCAGCCAATATGCCTACACCCTGACCGTTTCGGCCGCTTCGCTCGCAATCAACGTGAAGGTTCTCGACTGGGATGAACAGGACACCTCCGTGTCATGGCAATAA